A genomic segment from Aegilops tauschii subsp. strangulata cultivar AL8/78 chromosome 1, Aet v6.0, whole genome shotgun sequence encodes:
- the LOC109742019 gene encoding probable glucan 1,3-beta-glucosidase A, which translates to MGDGKAHEVEGVEGRLKSLKLSDAEKKINKIGKNQACSWEMALNPPMNPVSPRPRIRAVNLGGWLVTEGWILRSLFDGIPNKDLLDGTQLQFKSVTQNAYVAAEQGGGTALIANWASASGWATFKLWRIDQTTFNFKVFGNQFVGVRSTGVVVATVTTPGTSETLKLVRNDNNQNRMRLRAPNGLFLQANKDGSLTADFGESTSWGDDDPSVFAVTIVGGLQGEYQVCNGYGAEKAAEVMRNHWNTYIVEDDFSFMAANGLNAVRIPVGWWIANGDNPPAPYIGGSLQALNNAFKWAEAHKLGVIIDLHAAPGGQSPNEHCSTRDGTQSWGTTDSNIVQTVHVIDFLAARYAGRPGLLAVELMNEPLAPGVSLDSLKRYYRDAYNTVRKHTLTTYVIMSNRLAAPSTELLDFAGMFPRSVIDVHYYTLFDNKFNTFTVQQNIDYVRNNIASDLKTLSRRIGALTFVGEWVAEWKVSDAMKEDYQRFANAQMDVYQQATFGWAYWTYKNVNNHWSMEWMIKNGYISLTNA; encoded by the exons ATGGGGGATGGAAAAGCTCATGAGGTGGAAGGAGTGGAAGGCAGACTAAAGAGTCTGAAGCTTTCCGATGCAGAAAAGAAAATCAACAAGATTGGGAAGAATCAAGCTTGCTCCTGGGAG ATGGCTCTTAACCCGCCCATGAATCCGGTTTCTCCTCGCCCTCGAATCCGGGCGGTGAACCTTGGCGGCTGGCTCGTCACTGAGGGCTGGATCCTGCGCTCCCTCTTTGACGGCATCCCCAACAAAGATCTCTTG GATGGCACGCAGCTGCAGTTTAAGTCCGTGACGCAGAACGCCTATGTGGCCGCCGAGCAGGGTGGCGGCACCGCCCTGATCGCGAACTGGGCTTCAGCCTCCGGCTGGGCGACCTTCAAGCTCTGGCGGATCGACCAGACGACCTTCAACTTCAAGGTGTTCGGCAACCAGTTCGTGGGCGTCCGGAGCACCGGCGTTGTGGTGGCAACGGTCACCACGCCGGGGACGTCCGAGACATTGAAGTTAGTGCGCAATGACAACAACCAGAATAGGATGAGGCTCAGAGCACCAAATGGGCTCTTCCTGCAG GCAAACAAAGATGGTTCATTGACAGCCGACTTCGGCGAGAGTACGAGCTGGGGGGACGATGACCCGTCGGTGTTTGCGGTGACCATAGTCGGGGGGCTGCAAGGGGAGTACCAAGTCTGCAATGGCTACGGTGCAGAGAAAGCTGCAGAGGTCATGAGG AACCATTGGAACACATACATCGTGGAAGATGACTTCAGCTTCATGGCGGCAAACGGGCTCAACGCAGTACGGATCCCGGTAGGATGGTGGATCGCCAACGGCGATAACCCTCCGGCTCCGTACATCGGAGGCTCTCTCCAAGCCTTGAACAACGCTTTCAAATGGGCAGA GGCACACAAGCTGGGCGTGATCATAGACTTGCATGCAGCTCCTGGGGGGCAGAGCCCCAATGAGCACTGCTCTACAAGAGACGGCACACAGAGCTGGGGAACCACCGACTCTAACATCGTGCAAACCGTGCATGTGATTGATTTCCTCGCAGCTAG GTATGCTGGGAGACCAGGCCTGCTCGCAGTGGAGCTGATGAACGAGCCGCTGGCTCCTGGTGTGTCACTGGATAGCCTGAAAAGGTACTACCGAGACGCCTACAACACAGTCAGGAAGCACACGCTCACGACCTATGTGATCATGTCCAACCGGCTGGCGGCACCTTCGACCGAGCTCCTCGACTTCGCTGGAATGTTCCCCAGATCCGTCATTGACGTGCACTACTACACACTGTTCGACAACAAGTTTAATACTTTCACTGTGCAGCAGAACATTGATTACGTGAGGAACAACATCGCCAGTGATCTCAAGACTCTCTCAAGGCGAATTGGTGCTCTCACATTTGTTG GTGAATGGGTGGCTGAGTGGAAGGTATCTGATGCAATGAAGGAAGATTACCAGAGGTTCGCGAATGCGCAGATGGATGTATATCAGCAAGCCACCTTTGGATGGGCTTATTGGACCTACAAGAACGTTAACAACCACTGGAGTATGGAGTGGATGATCAAGAATGGATATATCTCCTTAACAAATGCTTGA